One Tachypleus tridentatus isolate NWPU-2018 chromosome 3, ASM421037v1, whole genome shotgun sequence DNA window includes the following coding sequences:
- the LOC143246249 gene encoding uncharacterized protein LOC143246249: MAAAGFSSLAAHLTGAEKARYEEKVKGLGVGDPYMLPPRVFTPVISSQDNVAQSQTVAGEDLPNITYGDIYIYLINRTSTYTNESLKGYKRLDEYKYFVAGFVQNVQITRATSDKVIITAKKT; encoded by the coding sequence atggcTGCCGCTGGCTTTTCATCACTTGCAGCACACCTGACAGGTGCTGAAAAGGCCAGGTATGAGGAAAAAGTGAAGGGACTGGGTGTAGGAGACCCGTATATGCTCCCGCCACGTGTATTTACGCCAGTAATATCCAGCCAAGACAACGTTGCTCAAAGTCAGACTGTTGCCGGAGAAGATCTGCCAAATATTACATatggtgacatttatatatatttgataaacaggaCTTCCACCTATACAAATGAAAGTCTAAAAGGTTACAAACGCCTTGATGAGTACAAGTATTTTGTGGCAGGATTTGTACAGAATGTCCAAATAACCAGGGCAACGTCGGATAAAGTCATCATTACAGCAAAG